One Periophthalmus magnuspinnatus isolate fPerMag1 chromosome 15, fPerMag1.2.pri, whole genome shotgun sequence genomic window carries:
- the rasgrp3 gene encoding ras guanyl-releasing protein 3, translating into MMGSWGLRKAATLDELLHQCIHCFDENGDVNEHVLPRVFLLMHRWYISSTELAQKILCLYRSCKGEQCEETRMKMCFFMRFWIQTFPAEFSLDLGLVRIIEEFRDWTQRLGSEQQSALLDISSIPSFDWMRRVTQKRRTLKKGKASLLFDHLEPSELAEHLTFIELKALRRISFPDYQSYVVHGHLVQNPTLERSISLFNGLSHWVQLMVLSKLTPQSRAEVISKFIHVAQKLLFLQNFNTLMAVVGGLSHSAICRLRETHSYLPPEVLKTWADLTELVSSRNNYGAYRKSFSECRGPKIPILGVHLKDLIAVHVLLPDWTEDSHMIHLGKMQHLYVTLNELMTLQSTTPGLDTDPDLLHLLTLSLDLCYTEDEIYELSLLREPRSKSLPSSPVSSSPSSPSRPLAPLDWAQGLVSKPNPTLVNKHIRKVVGSVFRSYDLDRDGFISQQDFENIAANFPFLDSFCVLDKDQDGLISKAEMEAYFLRALPLLQKKMGPGFLHNFTEITYLKPTFCEHCTGFLWGIIKQGYRCKDCGVNVHRQCRDLLVLACRKLLRSRSMVQVSTCHSSVPCSPALITTDEEDIFDFPSPVSPSSPSLTPSLTSSPSLTLLTGSAHRISVKLQRSTKSQSTQTDPVWTENHTFPKPKARRRGRGRGERGGDRGERGERERDERKTNETRAVDKES; encoded by the exons atgatgggatcGTGGGGTCTGAGGAAGGCAGCGACTCTGGACGAGCTGCTGCATCAGTGCATCCACTGCTTTG ATGAGAATGGAGATGTGAACGAACATGTTCTGCCTCGTGTTTTTCTCCTGATGCATCGATGGTACATCTCTTCCACAGAGCTGGCccagaaaatactctgttt GTACCGCAGCTGCAAAGGAGAGCAGTGTGAGGAGACTCGGATGAAGATGTGCTTCTTCATGAG GTTCTGGATCCAAACTTTTCCGGCCGAGTTCAGCTTGGATCTGGGTCTAGTCCGGATCATAGAGGAGTTCAGGGACTGGACTCAGAGACTGGGGTCAGAGCAGCAGAGTGCCCTCCTTGACATCTCCTCCAT TCCGTCGTTTGATTGGATGCGGAGGGTGACCCAGAAGAGGAGGACTCTGAAGAAGGGAAAGGCCTCTCTGCTCTTCGATCACCTGGAGCCTTCAGAGCTGGCCGAACATCTGACCTTCATCGAACTCAAGGCCCTGCGCCGGATCTCT TTCCCGGACTACCAGAGCTACGTGGTGCATGGGCATCTGGTGCAGAACCCCACCCTGGAGCGCTCCATCTCCCTGTTCAACGGTCTGTCCCACTGGGTGCAGCTGATGGTGCTGAGCAAACTGACGccgcagagcagagcagaggtcaTCAGCAAGTTTATACATGTGGCACAG AAGTTGCTGTTTCTTCAAAATTTTAACACTCTGATGGCTGTGGTGGGAGGCCTCAGtcacagcgccatctgcaggcTGAGAGAGACACACTCCTACCTGCCCCCAGAGGTCCTCAAG ACCTGGGCTGATCTCACCGAGCTCGTCTCCTCTCGGAATAACTATGGTGCATACAGGAAGTCCTTCTCGGAATGCCGTGGTCCGAAGATCCCGATCCTGGGGGTGCACCTGAAAGACCTGATCGCTGTGCATGTGCTACTCCCTGACTGGACAGAGGACAGTCACATGATTCACCTGGGGAAGATGCAACACCTGTATGTGACCCTGAACGAACTCATGACACTTCAGAGCACAACCCCGGGGCTGGACACAGACCCGGATTTACTGCACTTACTCACG CTCTCTCTGGACCTGTGTTACACGGAGGATGAGATTTATGAGCTGTCTCTGCTGAGGGAGCCGCGCAGCAAGTCCCTG CCctcctcccctgtctcctcctctccctcctccccctccagaCCCCTGGCTCCTCTGGACTGGGCTCAAGGTCTCGTGTCCAAACCAAACCCGACCCTGGTGAATAAACACATCCGTAAGGTGGTGGGGTCGGTGTTCAGGAGCTATGACCTGGACAGAGATGGGTTTATTTCTCAGCAGGATTTTGAAAACATCGCCGCCAATTTCCCTTTCCTCGACTCCTTCTGCGTCCTCGATAAAGACCA AGACGGTTTAATCAGTAAAGCAGAGATGGAGGCCTACTTCCTGCGTGCTCTGCCTCTGCTGCAGAAGAAGATGGGCCCCGGGTTCCTTCACAACTTCACCGAGATCACCTACCTCAAACCCACCTTCTGTGAGCACTGCACCGGCTtt CTCTGGGGAATCATCAAACAGGGATACAGATGTAAAG aCTGTGGGGTGAACGTTCACAGACAGTGCAGAGACCTCCTGGTTTTGGCCTGTAGGAAACTGCTCCGCTCCAGGTCCATGGTCCAGGTGTCAACCTGTCACAGCTCAGTGCCCTGCAGCCCCGCCCTCATCACTACAg ATGAGGAGGACATCTTTGACTTCCCTtctcctgtctccccctcctccccgtccctcaccccctccctcacctcctcaccTTCCCTCACCCTTCTCACCGGATCGGCTCACAGAATTTCGGTGAAGCTCCAAAGGTCCACGAAGTCCCAGTCCACCCAGACCGACCCAGTCTGGACTGAGAACCACACCTTCCCCAAACCCAAGGCCCGGCGGCGGGGGAGGGGACGTGGAGAGAGGGGcggggacaggggagagaggggtgagcgAGAAAGGGATGAGAGAAAGACCAATGAGACCAGGGCGGTTGATAAG GAGAGCTGA